A segment of the Candidatus Jettenia caeni genome:
TTTTCTTAAGGGATTTCACAAAAAGGATATCATACACCTCGTCCACATAATATTTATTGAGCAGAAGTTTGTAAATAAAACGAAACCGTTCTGCTAATCTTTTGGGCAATTCAGGTCTTTTTACATACACATGATATGCTATAAATATACCCAGGATAGCAATGGCTGTTGAAATAATCATCATAAGATAAGGATGTCCTTCGCTATGATGGACACCTGCCCCTGGTCCGGAAATTTCTGTATGTCCCTGTTCTCCAAAAACCGGCGCTAAAAAGTGACTCATGATATTCGCACCGGGGATGCCTAAAAATCCTCCAAGGGAGGAAAGCCCGGCAAGTACCATTAACGGGAACGTCATACTCTTTGGAGATTCATGGAGATGTTCCATGACATGGTGGCCTGCTCTTGATTTCCCGTGAAATGTTATAAACAGTAAGCGGAACATATAAAAAGCCGTAAAGAGGGATGTCACGCTTGCTATTGACCAATAGAAGAAATTTCCACGGGCAAGCGATTCCAATACAATTTCATCCTTGCTGAAGAATCCTGCAAACGGGGGAATTCCTGCAATAGCAATAGTGCCAATCAAAAAGGTCTTATAGGTAATAGGAATATGATGCCTGAGTCCACCCATCTTTCTCATATCTTGTTCTCCAGACATGGCATGAATAACACTGCCGGAGCCAAGAAATAGTAAAGCTTTAAAAAAGGCATGCGTCATCAGATGAAAAATGCCTGCCGTAAATGCGCCTACACCGCAAGCCAGAAACATATACCCAAGTTGACTAATCGTAGAATAGGCCAGCACACGCTTAATATCGTTCTGTACCAACCCAACGGATGCAGCAAAGAGCGCTGTAACTGCTCCTATACTGGCTACTATGGTCATGGTAAATGGAGATAACATATAGAGAATATTGCATCGGGCAATCATGTAGACACCGGCAGTTACCATGGTTGCTGCATGGATTAATGCGCTAACCGGTGTGGGACCTTCCATAGCATCCGGCAGCCACGTATACAGAGGTATTTGAGCTGATTTACCGGTTGCACCCATAAACAAAAGA
Coding sequences within it:
- a CDS encoding NADH dehydrogenase I subunit L, producing the protein MLNLVALILLFPLIGTAINGLVGKRLKKETVGYIACGAIGLSFLVSILVFCGLLLLPPHERLFEKELFSWIESGSFKAEAGLQVDPLSGIMILIVTGVGFLIHIYSIGYMHEDKGYHRYFCYLNLFTFSMLLLVLGNNFLLMFIGWEAVGLCSYLLIGFWYNKKSASNAAKKAFIVNRVGDFGFILGIMLIFLTFRSIDFTEVFHVASQGTFAIGSFVLTIITLLLFMGATGKSAQIPLYTWLPDAMEGPTPVSALIHAATMVTAGVYMIARCNILYMLSPFTMTIVASIGAVTALFAASVGLVQNDIKRVLAYSTISQLGYMFLACGVGAFTAGIFHLMTHAFFKALLFLGSGSVIHAMSGEQDMRKMGGLRHHIPITYKTFLIGTIAIAGIPPFAGFFSKDEIVLESLARGNFFYWSIASVTSLFTAFYMFRLLFITFHGKSRAGHHVMEHLHESPKSMTFPLMVLAGLSSLGGFLGIPGANIMSHFLAPVFGEQGHTEISGPGAGVHHSEGHPYLMMIISTAIAILGIFIAYHVYVKRPELPKRLAERFRFIYKLLLNKYYVDEVYDILFVKSLKKISVMLWKRVDAQIIDGSVNGVARLIGRFGDILRFLQTGYVRNYAFYIVLGCIFVIVLTALGK